In one window of Erythrolamprus reginae isolate rEryReg1 chromosome 1, rEryReg1.hap1, whole genome shotgun sequence DNA:
- the VTN gene encoding LOW QUALITY PROTEIN: vitronectin (The sequence of the model RefSeq protein was modified relative to this genomic sequence to represent the inferred CDS: inserted 1 base in 1 codon), whose product MTSRPVFAPSKRGGAELSKQGFSGGEAGQPSQKPRXRPLTAMELLRLTLLLLGCLCGAFAAEESCQDRCDLGFDSQKKCQCDDLCLYYQSCCGDYASVCKVKVTRGDVFLRPEDDYQDYYENVANATAPVPPLATPEPTLGPEDEEATTQAWPEDYAWTEDGRWLEGPMEGGPWGPTEAAAAPPEAEAEETLCSGEPFDAFTSLKNGSIFAFRGEYLYELDEKSARPGYPKLIRDVWGIDGPIDAAFTRVNCQGKTYLFQGSRYWRFDDGRLDPDFPRNISEGFDGIPDDLDAALALPAEDYLASERVYFFKGSRYWSYDFAHQPSRAECEETSPSVVFGHYAGLKQDSWEEIFRLIFRGARTGKGSQARSIGRDWRGLPSRLDAALLGRIYVAQSPARTPTRRRASRRRHRKGYHRRQRWGRLDTLAFWESLGGGLSSESADGDWLLSPCQPFQSAYFFQNDKYYRVNLHTRRVDWVYPRYPRSIAKYWLGCPSEDLR is encoded by the exons ATGACCTCACGCCCTGTGTTTGCTCCCTCCAAGCGGGGAGGGGCTGAGCTGAGCAAACAAGGCTTTAGTGGGGGGGAggctgggcagcccagccagaaGCCGA GCCGGCCACTGACCGCCATGGAGCTGCTGCGTCTGACACTACTGCTGCTGGGCTGCCTCTGCGGGGCCTTTGCGGCCGAAG AGTCCTGCCAGGACCGCTGCGACCTGGGCTTTGACAGCCAGAAGAAGTGCCAGTGTGATGACCTCTGCCTCTACTACCAGAGCTGCTGCGGAGACTATGCCAGTGTCTGCAAAGTGAAAG TGACCCGCGGGGACGTCTTTCTCCGGCCAGAGGACGACTACCAGGATTACTACGAGAATGTGGCCAACGCCACGGCCCCGGTGCCCCCCCTCGCCACCCCAGAGCCCACCCTGGGCCCCGAGGATGAGGAGGCCACGACCCAGGCCTGGCCGGAGGACTATGCCTGGACAGAAGACGGGAGGTGGCTGGAGGGCCCCATGGAGGGAGGCCCctggggccccacggaggctgctGCAGCCCCCCCCGAGGCAGAGGCGGAGGAGACCCTGTGCAGTGGGGAGCCCTTCGACGCCTTCACCAGCCTGAAGAACGGCTCCATCTTCGCCTTCCGAG GGGAGTACCTGTACGAGCTGGACGAGAAGAGCGCCCGGCCGGGCTACCCGAAGCTGATCCGGGACGTGTGGGGCATCGACGGCCCCATCGACGCCGCCTTCACCCGCGTCAACTGCCAGGGCAAGACCTACCTCTTCCAG GGGAGCCGCTACTGGCGCTTCGACGACGGCCGCCTGGACCCCGACTTCCCCCGCAACATCTCCGAGGGCTTCGATGGCATTCCAGACGACCTGGACGCTGCCCTCGCCCTGCCCGCTGAGGACTACCTGGCCAGCGAGCGCGTCTACTTCTTCAAAG GGAGCCGCTACTGGTCCTACGACTTCGCCCACCAGCCGAGCCGCGCCGAGTGCGAGGAGACGAGCCCCTCGGTGGTCTTCGGCCACTACGCGGGCCTCAAGCAGGACAGCTGGGAGGAGATCTTCCGCCTGATCTTCCGGGGCGCCCGGACAG GCAAGGGCAGCCAGGCGCGCTCCATCGGGCGGGACTGGCGCGGGCTGCCCTCCCGGCTGGACGCGGCCCTGCTGGGCAGGATCTACGTGGCGCAGAGCCCCGCCAGGACGCCCACCCGCCGCAGGgcctcccgccgccgccaccgcaaGGGCTACCATCGCCGGCAACGCTGGGGCCGCCTGGACACCTTGGCCTTCTGGGAGTCGCTGGGCGGCGGCCTCAGCTCCGAGTCCGCGGACGGCGACTGGCTGCTCTCGCCCTGCCAGCCCTTCCAGAGCGCCTACTTCTTCCAGAACG ACAAATACTACCGGGTCAACCTGCACACGCGGAGGGTGGACTGGGTCTACCCCCGGTACCCTCGCTCCATTGCCAAGTACTGGCTGGGCTGCCCCTCCGAGGACCTGCGCTGA
- the TMEM199 gene encoding transmembrane protein 199 isoform X1: protein MEMGVPRVPGRGPSLERCLRAPLGGAGRPGERIWANGTRKLLTSDGTLLLSRLFDRKSRRSCDGLKMASSVKAGQPLRRFLSSPAASGVPEALRAELAAALAEGGLPFALLRKLQRALREEVAPEAGSPVYLHDLLEGSEIVLPEVTEPPRNPELVARLEKIKARLANEEYKQMTRNINCQVGQSSDRHPHQLPGHGGGHLCLRLPGQPLHLCRDGSAGHRGCHRGLRGGPGGALRDGAGHGRGAGAAVGQGGAPRGPADGPLGSPQGGGTRTSPHLPQTPEPAAPLPPGSPQHSRWWGGGQKSHFPTWVARGRGPRLREDLIGHPRDLSLLRGALVGPRGPPPLGSYRFVLQPPDSWALVQPHWTLVCVQ from the exons ATGGAAATGGGTGTCCCAAGAGTCCCTGGCCGAGGCCCATCGCTGGAACGCTGCCTGCGGGCGCCTCTAGGGGGCGCGGGGAGGCCAGGGGAGAGGATATGGGCAAATGGGACCCGGAAGCTACTTACAAGTGATGGGACTCTTCTACTTTCCCGTCTCTTTGACCGGAAGTCCCGCCGGTCATGTGACGGTCTCAAAATGGCGTCGTCTGTCAAGGCCGGGCAGCCGCTGCGCCGCTTCCTATCGAGCCCCGCGGCGAGCGGCGTCCCCGAAGCGCTGCGGGCGGAGctggcggcggccctggccgaggGCGGCCTGCCTTTCGCGCTCCTCCGGAAGCTCCAGCGGGCCCTGCGGGAGGAGGTCGCCCCGGAGGCCG GTTCTCCGGTGTATCTTCATGACCTGTTGGAAGGCAGTGAAATCGTTCTCCCTGAAGTGACAGAACCACCCAGG AACCCGGAGTTGGTGGCCCGGCTGGAGAAGATCAAAGCTCGGTTGGCCAATGAGGAATACAAGCAGATGACAAGGAACATCAACTGCCAG GTCGGCCAAAGCAGTGACCGTCACCCTCATCAACTTCCTGGTCACGGTGGGGGCCACCTTTGCCTGCGCCTTCCTGGGCAGCCACTACATCTTTGCCGAGACGGCAGCG cGGGTCATCGCGGCTGTCATCGCGGCCTCCGTGGTGGGCCTGGCGGAGCTCTACGTGATGGTGCGGGCCATGGAAGGGGAGCTGGGGCAGCTGTAGGCCAGGGCGGGGCTCCCAGAGGCCCTGCAGACGGCCCCCTTGGCTCTCCCCAGGGAGGGGGCACCCGGACCTCCCCCCACCTTCCACAGACCCCTGAGCCAGctgcccccctcccaccggggTCTCCTCAACACAGCCGCTGGTGGGGCGGGGGGCAGAAAAGCCACTTCCCCACTTGGGTCGCGAGAGGGAGGGGCCCCCGCCTGAGAGAAGACTTGATTGGCCACCCCAGGGATCTGAGCCTCCTGCGTGGCGCCCTGGTTGGGCCTCGCGGGCCTCCTCCACTGGGCAGCTACCGCTTTGTGCTCCAACCACCGGACTCTTGGGCCCTTGTGCAGCCACACTGGACCCTTGTTTGTGTGCAATAA
- the TMEM199 gene encoding transmembrane protein 199 isoform X2, with protein MEMGVPRVPGRGPSLERCLRAPLGGAGRPGERIWANGTRKLLTSDGTLLLSRLFDRKSRRSCDGLKMASSVKAGQPLRRFLSSPAASGVPEALRAELAAALAEGGLPFALLRKLQRALREEVAPEAGSPVYLHDLLEGSEIVLPEVTEPPRNPELVARLEKIKARLANEEYKQMTRNINCQELNPPGSLADLGRQVRSAKAVTVTLINFLVTVGATFACAFLGSHYIFAETAARVIAAVIAASVVGLAELYVMVRAMEGELGQL; from the exons ATGGAAATGGGTGTCCCAAGAGTCCCTGGCCGAGGCCCATCGCTGGAACGCTGCCTGCGGGCGCCTCTAGGGGGCGCGGGGAGGCCAGGGGAGAGGATATGGGCAAATGGGACCCGGAAGCTACTTACAAGTGATGGGACTCTTCTACTTTCCCGTCTCTTTGACCGGAAGTCCCGCCGGTCATGTGACGGTCTCAAAATGGCGTCGTCTGTCAAGGCCGGGCAGCCGCTGCGCCGCTTCCTATCGAGCCCCGCGGCGAGCGGCGTCCCCGAAGCGCTGCGGGCGGAGctggcggcggccctggccgaggGCGGCCTGCCTTTCGCGCTCCTCCGGAAGCTCCAGCGGGCCCTGCGGGAGGAGGTCGCCCCGGAGGCCG GTTCTCCGGTGTATCTTCATGACCTGTTGGAAGGCAGTGAAATCGTTCTCCCTGAAGTGACAGAACCACCCAGG AACCCGGAGTTGGTGGCCCGGCTGGAGAAGATCAAAGCTCGGTTGGCCAATGAGGAATACAAGCAGATGACAAGGAACATCAACTGCCAG GAGCTGAACCCCCCTGGCAGCCTGGCTGATCTCGGGAGGCAAG TCAGGTCGGCCAAAGCAGTGACCGTCACCCTCATCAACTTCCTGGTCACGGTGGGGGCCACCTTTGCCTGCGCCTTCCTGGGCAGCCACTACATCTTTGCCGAGACGGCAGCG cGGGTCATCGCGGCTGTCATCGCGGCCTCCGTGGTGGGCCTGGCGGAGCTCTACGTGATGGTGCGGGCCATGGAAGGGGAGCTGGGGCAGCTGTAG